The following proteins are co-located in the Pseudomonas synxantha genome:
- a CDS encoding acyltransferase family protein — translation MTTLAYRRDIDGLRAIAVLAVVLFHFGVPGITGGFVGVDVFFVISGFLITSIIWRERQAGRFSFIDFWARRARRILPALFVMIAATLAVGWFLLAPKDYEELGRSAHYQVTFTSNLLFSRQHGYFDVSSDIKPLLHTWSLAVEEQFYIFFPLLLALLSSRLKHWRLALFAVLLGSFGMSVWAVEHEPQKAFFLLHLRAWELLAGAMLAVLPKREWRASPALAQGVSLASMALILIAVLGYDAKTPFPGATALLPVLGVVGLIWANGQQQTWVGRLLSTRVMVGIGLISYSWYLWHWPVFVYANYAAVDGLSALELAGLMLLSLVLGYLSWRFVETPFREKRLLAGRKAILASALVGILALGFTGLAIREFDGVPSRLSEQALRFAQAKKWSPDLLACMADKDTPDDRLFCHFGPRSQSVSALVWGDSHATALIPALREGADRHDISLVEASFAGCIPLDGLENIARCAHFNRRVEKAMTEQAFSDVVLAARWSLYVYGQMSGDKEHALKDPGTGQYVRAVAEQRFAQGLRERIQGLRAAGHKVWLVKEVPLQEIIVPYRLSRLAMMNRPVDGEGLAIAEHVKRQAFITQLFDELAAGDSGVKVLDPAPLLCGADGLCRVELNGRALYTDDNHLSDVGARHIEAFLEPLFSSLQSRGLTAN, via the coding sequence ATGACCACTCTTGCTTACCGCAGAGACATCGACGGCCTGCGTGCCATCGCTGTCCTCGCAGTCGTGTTATTTCATTTTGGCGTTCCTGGCATTACTGGCGGTTTTGTTGGCGTTGATGTGTTTTTCGTCATTTCCGGCTTTTTAATTACGTCAATTATCTGGCGTGAGCGCCAGGCTGGCCGCTTCAGTTTCATCGACTTCTGGGCTCGCCGCGCCCGGCGTATCTTGCCCGCGCTGTTTGTGATGATCGCCGCGACACTGGCAGTGGGTTGGTTTCTGTTGGCGCCCAAGGACTACGAGGAGTTGGGCCGGTCGGCGCACTATCAGGTGACGTTTACCTCCAACTTGCTGTTCTCGCGTCAGCATGGCTATTTCGATGTGTCTTCAGACATCAAACCCTTGCTGCATACCTGGTCGCTGGCGGTAGAGGAGCAGTTCTATATCTTCTTCCCGCTGTTGCTGGCGTTGCTGTCGAGCCGCCTGAAACACTGGCGCCTGGCGCTGTTCGCGGTGTTGCTCGGGTCTTTCGGCATGAGCGTCTGGGCGGTTGAGCATGAGCCGCAAAAAGCTTTCTTCCTGCTGCATCTGCGCGCCTGGGAATTGCTGGCCGGCGCGATGCTGGCAGTGTTGCCCAAGCGTGAGTGGCGCGCTTCGCCCGCTTTGGCGCAAGGGGTCAGCCTGGCATCCATGGCACTGATTCTGATCGCTGTGCTGGGTTATGACGCAAAAACGCCGTTTCCCGGTGCAACCGCTCTATTGCCTGTGCTGGGTGTCGTCGGCTTGATCTGGGCCAACGGCCAGCAGCAGACCTGGGTCGGGCGTCTGTTGAGTACGCGGGTGATGGTGGGTATCGGGCTGATTTCCTATTCCTGGTACCTCTGGCACTGGCCGGTTTTCGTGTACGCCAACTATGCCGCAGTGGATGGATTGAGCGCCCTGGAACTGGCCGGATTGATGCTGCTGTCGCTGGTGCTGGGCTACCTGTCCTGGCGCTTCGTGGAAACGCCGTTCCGGGAAAAACGCCTGCTGGCCGGACGCAAGGCGATTCTGGCATCAGCCTTGGTCGGCATCCTGGCACTTGGCTTTACCGGCCTGGCGATACGTGAGTTCGACGGTGTGCCTTCGCGCTTGTCCGAACAGGCATTGCGTTTTGCCCAGGCCAAGAAGTGGAGCCCGGACCTGCTGGCGTGCATGGCTGACAAAGACACCCCCGATGATCGGCTGTTCTGCCATTTCGGTCCGAGAAGCCAATCTGTTTCAGCGCTGGTATGGGGCGACAGTCACGCCACTGCGCTGATACCCGCGCTCAGAGAGGGGGCTGATCGCCACGATATCAGCCTGGTAGAGGCCAGTTTTGCCGGCTGTATCCCGCTGGACGGCCTGGAGAATATCGCTCGATGCGCGCACTTCAACCGTCGCGTCGAAAAGGCCATGACCGAGCAGGCGTTCAGCGACGTGGTGCTGGCGGCCCGTTGGAGCCTGTACGTCTATGGGCAAATGTCGGGTGACAAGGAGCATGCGCTTAAGGATCCCGGCACTGGCCAGTATGTGCGTGCTGTCGCCGAGCAACGCTTCGCCCAAGGCCTTCGTGAACGCATCCAGGGCTTGCGTGCTGCCGGCCATAAGGTCTGGCTGGTCAAGGAAGTGCCGCTGCAGGAGATCATCGTGCCTTACCGTCTCAGCCGCCTGGCGATGATGAACCGTCCAGTGGACGGTGAAGGGCTCGCCATAGCCGAGCATGTGAAGCGCCAGGCCTTTATCACGCAGTTGTTTGACGAACTGGCGGCGGGCGACAGCGGTGTCAAGGTGCTGGACCCTGCGCCCCTGCTGTGCGGCGCCGATGGTTTGTGCCGGGTCGAACTCAATGGTCGAGCGTTGTATACCGACGATAACCATCTGTCAGACGTTGGTGCCCGGCACATCGAAGCCTTCCTGGAACCATTGTTCAGTTCCTTGCAATCACGAGGGCTGACGGCCAATTAA
- the trxA gene encoding thioredoxin TrxA, translating to MSNDLIKHVTDATFEAEVLKAQGPVLVDYWAEWCGPCKMIAPVLDDIATTYEGKLTIAKLNIDDNQETPAKHGVRGIPTLMLFKNGNVEATKVGALSKSQLQAFLDANI from the coding sequence ATGAGCAACGATCTTATCAAGCACGTCACCGACGCGACCTTTGAGGCCGAAGTACTCAAGGCTCAAGGCCCGGTGCTGGTTGACTACTGGGCTGAATGGTGTGGCCCTTGCAAAATGATCGCTCCGGTCCTGGACGACATTGCAACCACCTACGAAGGCAAGTTGACCATCGCCAAGCTGAACATCGACGACAACCAGGAAACCCCAGCCAAGCATGGCGTGCGCGGCATTCCTACGCTGATGCTGTTCAAGAACGGCAACGTCGAAGCCACTAAAGTGGGCGCACTGTCGAAGTCCCAGCTGCAAGCTTTCCTCGACGCGAACATTTAA
- the rho gene encoding transcription termination factor Rho — protein MNLTELKQKPITDLLQLAEEMGIENMARSRKQDVIFSLLKKHAKSGEEISGDGVLEILQDGFGFLRSADASYLAGPDDIYVSPSQIRRFNLRTGDTIVGKIRPPKEGERYFALLKVDTINFDRPENAKNKILFENLTPLFPTVRMKMEAGNGSTEDLTGRVIDLCAPIGKGQRGLIVAPPKAGKTIMLQNIAANIARNNPEVHLIVLLIDERPEEVTEMQRTVRGEVVASTFDEPPTRHVQVAEMVIEKAKRLVEHKKDVVILLDSITRLARAYNTVIPSSGKVLTGGVDAHALEKPKRFFGAARNIEEGGSLTIIATALVETGSKMDEVIYEEFKGTGNMELPLDRRIAEKRVFPAININRSGTRREELLTADDELQRMWILRKLLHPMDEVAAIEFLIDKLKTTKTNDEFFLSMKRK, from the coding sequence ATGAATCTGACTGAACTCAAGCAAAAGCCGATTACCGACCTGCTCCAGCTGGCCGAAGAAATGGGCATAGAAAATATGGCCCGTTCGCGCAAGCAGGACGTGATTTTCTCCCTGCTCAAGAAGCACGCGAAAAGCGGCGAGGAAATCTCCGGTGATGGCGTGCTGGAGATTCTCCAGGACGGCTTCGGCTTCCTCCGCTCCGCAGACGCCTCCTATCTCGCCGGCCCAGACGACATCTACGTCTCGCCGAGCCAGATCCGTCGCTTCAACTTGCGCACCGGTGACACCATCGTTGGCAAGATCCGTCCTCCGAAGGAAGGCGAGCGTTATTTCGCCCTGCTCAAGGTCGACACGATCAACTTCGATCGCCCCGAGAACGCGAAAAACAAGATTCTCTTCGAGAACCTGACCCCGCTGTTCCCGACCGTGCGCATGAAGATGGAAGCCGGCAACGGTTCCACCGAAGACCTGACCGGTCGTGTGATCGATCTGTGCGCCCCGATCGGCAAGGGCCAGCGTGGCCTGATCGTCGCACCGCCGAAAGCCGGCAAGACCATCATGCTGCAGAACATCGCAGCGAACATCGCGCGTAATAACCCTGAAGTTCACCTGATCGTGCTGTTGATCGATGAGCGTCCGGAAGAAGTGACCGAAATGCAACGCACCGTGCGCGGCGAAGTGGTTGCCTCGACGTTCGATGAACCGCCAACCCGCCACGTGCAGGTTGCCGAGATGGTGATCGAGAAGGCCAAGCGCCTGGTCGAACACAAGAAAGACGTAGTGATCCTGCTTGACTCCATCACCCGTCTGGCGCGTGCCTACAACACCGTGATCCCAAGCTCCGGCAAGGTGCTGACCGGTGGTGTTGATGCCCACGCCCTGGAGAAGCCCAAGCGTTTCTTCGGTGCTGCGCGCAACATCGAGGAAGGCGGCTCCCTGACCATCATCGCCACCGCGCTGGTCGAGACTGGTTCGAAGATGGACGAAGTGATCTACGAAGAGTTCAAGGGTACCGGTAACATGGAACTGCCCCTGGACCGTCGGATCGCTGAAAAGCGTGTGTTCCCTGCGATCAACATCAACCGTTCCGGCACCCGCCGCGAAGAGTTGCTGACCGCAGACGACGAACTGCAGCGTATGTGGATCCTGCGCAAGCTGCTGCACCCGATGGACGAAGTGGCTGCCATCGAATTCCTGATCGATAAGCTGAAAACCACCAAGACCAACGACGAGTTCTTCTTGTCGATGAAGCGCAAGTAA